The genomic stretch CTCGGTCAATCCTTACTTTGGTGTTTACAAAGAACCGCTGTACACTACAACGATCGAATTTCAGCCGATTAGTGCTACAAAGTGGACAGCCGCCATTGCTCTGATTGCCTCTAAAGCCAGCCTGATTTCTCGTCTTTTGCTGAACGAGATTCCTGATAACATCGAAGATTCATTTGCTCAGCTTGGGTTAAACCTGCTGCCTCACAGCCGCAAAGACTTTCAAGCAAACTGCTCCTGCCCCGACTACAGCAATCCCTGTAAACACATTGCGGGGGTGCATTATCTGGTTGCAGCTGAACTCGATCACGACCCGTTTCTGCTATTCGAGCTGCGGGGCTTATCTCGTGAAGCGCTGCATCAGGAATTGACGAAATCTCCCTTAGGGCAGGCACTTGCCGCTGAGCTTCAGTTGCAGAAACGCCCTCCCGCCGCCGTTACTTCGTACTACACTCGCCCCACAACTGAGCTTTCGAGCGAGAACCAGAGCCTACGGATCTTTTGGCACGGGGCAAAACGTCTGCCCCAAACCATTCAG from Leptolyngbya ohadii IS1 encodes the following:
- a CDS encoding SWIM zinc finger family protein, which encodes MSQFSRSWWGQKFIAALEQFTDSGRLSRGRSYASGGKVKSFEIKDGIVTAQVRGSVNPYFGVYKEPLYTTTIEFQPISATKWTAAIALIASKASLISRLLLNEIPDNIEDSFAQLGLNLLPHSRKDFQANCSCPDYSNPCKHIAGVHYLVAAELDHDPFLLFELRGLSREALHQELTKSPLGQALAAELQLQKRPPAAVTSYYTRPTTELSSENQSLRIFWHGAKRLPQTIQSSSSYRVANSQPETTLVPGISVKKQGDFPVFWTRDNSFIEAMEALYEQVRNKGQL